The following coding sequences are from one candidate division KSB1 bacterium window:
- a CDS encoding GatB/YqeY domain-containing protein, with protein MTGGQSGGGAPSESDIERSISLSLQQRLLDDMKAALKAGQKERLAAIRLLRAQLKDADIAKGGGLSPEEELQVLSSAVKKQKESIEAFAAAGRKDLLQREEEQLAVIQSYMPKQLSAEEIDQELAAIISQLGAAGMKDLGRVMAEAMRRLRGRADGKLVQELARRRLS; from the coding sequence ATGACTGGCGGCCAAAGCGGAGGGGGCGCACCATCAGAAAGCGACATCGAGAGGAGTATCTCCTTGAGCCTGCAGCAAAGACTCCTTGACGACATGAAGGCGGCACTGAAAGCCGGGCAGAAAGAGCGTCTGGCAGCCATCCGCCTCCTGCGCGCGCAATTGAAAGATGCTGACATAGCCAAGGGAGGTGGCCTGTCGCCGGAGGAGGAACTGCAGGTCCTCAGCAGCGCCGTGAAGAAGCAGAAGGAGTCAATTGAGGCCTTTGCCGCGGCGGGGAGGAAAGACCTCCTGCAACGCGAAGAAGAACAGTTGGCGGTGATTCAGTCGTACATGCCCAAGCAGCTCTCCGCCGAAGAGATCGACCAGGAGCTGGCAGCCATTATCTCCCAGTTAGGAGCTGCGGGCATGAAAGACTTGGGCAGGGTCATGGCGGAAGCCATGCGACGGTTACGGGGCCGCGCCGACGGCAAGCTGGTTCAGGAGCTGGCACGGCGCCGGTTGAGTTAG